Below is a genomic region from bacterium.
ACGCCGGGCATCACGCGCCAGGCGGCGCGGCTTCGCATCACACGCGGCGGCAGCACCTGGAGGACCGAAGCCGATCTGCTCGACGGATCTGGCTATCGGTCCATGTCGCAGGTTGACGGATCGACCGCCGATGCGCAGTCGATGCTGCTCGCCCTGTGCTGCGGAAATCCCGTCGAGGCGTATTTCGACAACTATCTGGAGAACGCCGCGCCGGTGGATCAGCCGTCGGTGGTGACCAGCTATCTTTATCCGAACCTCGGATGCGACCTGCTGCTCGACGCCGATGGCGACCTCGCAGTTTCCATTACCGGCGATCTGGCGCTCACCCCGCGCGGCTCGGTCTGTCTGCTCCAGGACATCGCGGATCTGCTGGAGACGTTGCCGGGCGACCTGTTCGGTCATCCCGAATACGGCGCGGGCATCGGGCGGCTCTTCGGTGAAAATTACAAGACAGGGTTCGTGCGCCACGTTGAGCGCGCCGTGCGCGACGCCTTGGTCAACGATCCGTCCGTCGCGCCGCGCCTGCTGCCGGAAACGGTCCAGGTCGATATGGAAAGGTATTCGGAGCGCGAACTTTCTGTGGCCATCGCTGCCAATGCGATCAGCGACGGCCAGATCGTGCCGCTCAACTTCGTCTGGCAATACGGCCTGGACGACGTGTCGCGTATCTTCACGCGGGAGGCGGCGCGATGATGATCCGCACCTATGACCAGATCGTCGCCGACATGCTGGCCAAGATCGCGGCCCGCACGAAACTCACCAATTTCAACGTCGGGTCCGTCGTCCGCACGCTCGTGGAAATCCTCGGCTCGGCCATCGCAGATCTAGGCGATCTGACGCTCGCTTGCCTCAAGGCCGGATTCATCGCCACGGCGGAAGGCTACTGGCTCGACCTCAAGGCCAAGGAATTCGGCGTCACGCGGCACCCGGCGAAGGCGACCGAGGGCACGGTGTTCTTTGTCCGCTCGGTCCCCCGGAATGAAAACATCGTCATTCCGGCGGGAACTATCGTCTCGACGCTCAAGGACCAGGAAGGCAAGGCGTATCGATATTTTACGCAGAACGAGGCGATCCTCGCGGCGGGGACGTCCGAGATTTCCGTCGCGGTCGTCGCAGAGCAGACCGGCGCGGCCCACAACGTCGGGCCTGGCTCCATCCAGAAAACCGCCATCCACATCCGGGGCGTGGACACCGTCGAAAACCGCGACGACTGGATCACGAGCGAAGGGACCGACGCGGAAAATGATGCATCGCTTCGCGCCCGTTGCTTCCTCGCTTGGGAGGAACTTACGCAGGGAAGCACCGAACGCGCCTACATCTCCTGGGCGCTGTCCGATCCGCGCGTCACGAGCGCCTTCGTCAACTCGCAGCATCCGCGTGGCCAGGGCACGGTCAACGTCTACATCCTCGGCGCGGGCGGCATGCCGTCGCCGGGGCTTATTACGGCTGTCCAAGCCGTCATCGACGCGAACCGGCCTCTGTGCGTGGACGCGCTCGTGCTCGCGCCCGACGAGATCGAAGTGGACCTCGATCTGGCGATCATCCCCCGGCGCTACGTGTCCACGGCGACCATTGAAGCCGAGGTGCGCAGGCGGCTCGCGGCGTATTTCAACCCGCAGGGCGATCCGGCCTACTCGTGGATCGAGCCGCTCGGCGTGGGCAAACAGATCGTCTTCAACCAACTGGTCGAGATCGTCATGAGCGTGGACGGCGTGTACGACGTCCGGTTCGTTTCGCCAGTCGCTGATATCGACGTGGACACCGACGAACTGCCGACCATCCGGACACTCGCGATCCGGTTTGAAGGAGCCGTGGCATGAGCGCGATCGGCGAATATCTGTGGTGGTTGCTGCCCGGCTTCCTCAAAAAAAAGGGCGCCGTCGATCCTGCCGCGTCGACGACCTGGAATCTCGTCACGATCCAGGGTGAAACGCTCGACGCCTCCAAGGCCGAGATTGTCAGCATGCGCGCCCAGCACACGGTCGAGACCGCCGAGGGCGAGCATCTGGATGACCTGGGCGAGGAGCGCGAGACGCGGCGGTTTGATAGCGAAACGGACACCGCCTATCGGCAGCGCATCTTCCAGGCGGCGGCGCGCAAACAGAAGGTCGGCACCAAGCCGCACATGGTGCAGATGCTTGTCGACCTGGGCTTCGGTGCGCAGGTGGTCGAGGTCTGGACGATCACCCGGCGCTACTGGGCCGAGTTCGTCGTGCGCCTCTGGAACGCGGGGCGCCCGATCACCGTCACGCAGGACGAACTCTACCGCGAGGTGGACCGCAACCGCCCGGCGCATGCACGGGCCGTCTACGTGATTGAACTGCCGCTCCGGACTTTTGATGGATGGGATTTCAGTCTCGAAGAGGGGCTGACCTTCCCGGAACGCATTCAGACCATTCGGGCGACCGGCGACCACCTTCTTGATAACGCATCGAAATTTGATTCGTGGAGACTGCCATGACGCAGAAAATTTCCTTCCAATACCGCGACCCCGAGGACACCGAACTTCTGAACCATCGATGGGAAGGCATCATCGAGCCGGGCGTGAAGCAGGGTTTCGAGGTGACGCTCGGCACCGATCCGCCGCAAACGACCATCACGATCAGGCGCGGCGTGCTAGTGACGGGCGATTTCTGCCGGATCGAAGAGACAGAGCCGATCATCGACGCGCTCCCGATCCCGCCGAATGAAGAGGCGCATCCGCGTTGGGACCTGGTGGTCTGCGAGCATCGTTATTTGCGCTCCGTGCCGCCCCCCGTGGCGATGTACGCGATTATTCAGGGCGAGGCGGGCAACACGCCGACGCTTCCCGCGTTGCCGCCCAACTGCGTCCCGTTGGCCTATTGCTTCATTCCGGCAGGCGGCGTGCGCTACACCGACATCCTCAATTTCGTCACTCAGTTCAAATACAACTGCGCGTGGGACGACGCGGCGAGCGCCTGGCGGATCGTCTTCGGCGCGAAGATGGCCCTGCTCGTCGCCATCACACCGAATGCGGCCCCGGCGATGTCCGTCGCACCGGGGCTGCGGGTGTTCGTCCACGCGGGCAACGTGCCGGACGGCTCCATCATCACCTGGACCCGCGTGATGGAACTGACGCCCCAGGGGTTTACGGAATTGGTCGCGCTGGCCCAGGAGGTCATCGCCGCGCGGGGCAGCAAGACCTCGCTCGATGCGCGGCTCGACATCTCTCTCAACGAGGACGGCACCTACAAGCGCACTGGTTTCCTCGACCAGGTCATGGACGAGGTGGAGGCGGCGCGCGGATCGGCGGTCAGTCTCGATGCGCGGCTCGATGTGTCCATCAACAACGACGGCACCTATCGCCGCGTCGGGATTCTCGATGACGTCCTGGACGAGGTGGAGGCGGCGCGCGGCAGCAAGGCCACGGTCGACGAGCGCCTGGATGTGTCCCTCAACAACGACGGCTCGATCAAGACGGCCGCCTTGCAGGAAAAGATCAGCCATACGGACTTGACCAACATGCCGGACACAGGCGGTTCGAACGGCGATCATGATGTCCGCTATTACCGCAAGTCCGAAATTGACACCGCCCGCGACCGCATTCATGGCGATGGCGTGTTGTCGGGCCTTGATTATCTGGGCGCGGTGTATTTCTCCGGGGAAGGCCTTCGGTTGCATTTCGATTCCGGTTACGTCCTGCGAAACGGCCAGGTCGTTTACGCGAGCGGCGGCTATTCCGCGCCGGTGACCGGCACCGACGGCGACTGGTACATCTCGGTCGACGGTGATGGCGGTTTGGTTACGACGCAGGACGGATGGGTCGGCAGCGTGCCGATCCGCAAGCTCCATGTTTCGGACGGTGCGATCACCGCCAATTCCGACAAGCGAAACCTCATCAGCTTTCCCGACCGGCGCAACGTCTTCCGCCATGCCGAGGACCACTACGATCCGGGCTTCACGACAATGGGCGGCGCGAGCCTGGCCTGGGAAGGCGTGCTTGCAATCGGCAAGGTCGCGGGATGCGGCACGACCACTTACGACGGCCAGACGCGCGGCTACTGCCGGATGGTGGACGCGACGTTCGCCTCGGTCTTCGAAACCGGGATGACCGTCACCTTCTGGAACACCGAGGACATGGAGACGCATAAGCGGATCGTCCATGCAGTGAATGCGGACCACGTCTACTTTACGTCGAGCACGTCCGTCGGACAGAACAGCGCAGGAACCCTGGCCGAGTATCGCAAGATCGACACCAGCATCGACTTCCGGGATCGCATCCTCACTGTGCTCACCACGTCGCGCTACTCGCTGTACGACGCCGCCAACTTCATGCCGAACGGCACCGACAAAGGGACCTGGGGCGCGACGGCGGGCGGTGAGGCCTACGGCAACTTCCGCATGAACCTGAGCCAGGTCTACACCGAAGCCGGGATCGATTTCTCGGAAAACGGTTGGTCCGATCAGCCGACCGACTGGAGCGCCGCGATGGCCTATATCCCCGGCGGAAGCCAGGACGCGGGCACGCAGGGATGGCGCATCTTCGCCGAGGACTATGACGGCGAACTGTGGATCGCCTACGCCCACTCGTCTTGGGACGGCATCTTCGACGCGAGCACCTACAAGGGCGGCCGCGCCAACTTCTACGTGATGATTCTCGCGAGCCCCGACCTCGGCGGCTATGTATAAGGAGGAACCGCCATGCCGGTGAAATTCGTGTTCGACGATGCGGGCAACCTGGTGATCCGGACGCGCCTGCGGCCTCTCGCGGAGATACCTTCCGACGAGGAGATGCTGGATCGGGCGAAAGCCCGGGCCGGTGCTCAGTCCACCGAGGGTTGGCACGTCATCCAGGCGGACGATGCAACGTTCCACGCTCAGTACAAAACCGCCGCGTCTATCGCCCGCGACGTCCAGACCGGACAGATCGCGGTCGTCCAGGCCACACCGACCGTCGTCTCCTCGGCTGAACTCGCGCGGGACGCTCGCGTCAAGGAAATCAGCGGTACAGCCGCCGCCGCGTGGGGCGTTCTCACAGCCGAGCAAAAAACCAACCTCGTTATCGAGTACTTCGAAAAGGCGATCCTGCGGATCGCATAGGGGGATATGACAATGGAATCGAAATTCGTCTACGAGCTACTCGCCTTGATTGGCGGCGCGATGGCTGGCTACGGCGCGATGTTTGTCTTTTTGATCAAGTGGATGACCCGCAAGAACGACGAACTCCTCAAGATCATGCTCGGCAACGACCGCGCGTGGAAGGCGCAGACCACCGAGTCGCTGGCCGACATCCGCGAGTGTGTCGATCACGGCGACTGCTGCGCGTATAAGGCCGACAAGGAAAACGTCCACGAGCGGCTGAACGAGATCCGCACGGCGGTCGTGGGACGGGAGGGCGCGTGATGGCCGAAGCGAACATCATCCGCCTAGTCGAGAAACTGCCGTGGAATCCGAGCCGACCGCGCTGGCCGCAGAAGCGCAACCTGGAAAAGATCGACCGCGTGATCCTGCATCAGAGTCTCGGCCATGCGGACGTGTCCGGCAACCGCGATGTCTTCGGGATCAACAACTACCACATCAGCCCCGGCAACCACATCTCGGCCGCGGGCTGCCCGCATATTTGCTATCACGCGTGCATTGACGACGATGGCTCCATCTACCTCTGCAACGATCTCACTGACGTTGTCTGGCACGCCGCCGCCCAGAACTCCCGCTCCATCGGCGTCATGCTGGTCGGCGACTTCGCGGGGCCGGGACACGAAGGAGGTGAACCCACAGCGGCGCAGGAGCAGTCGTTCTTCGCCCTGGCCGAGCATCTGATGGCCACGCTGGGGCTTGTGCCCACGGCATTTTTCGGCCACTGCGACTTCGGCAAACCCGCGTGTCCGGGGACGACGGTCTACGGATGGGTCCAGCGGCTCCGGAATTGCTGAAATAGCGCCGCTTTTCGCGCCGAAAAACTTCTCAAATACAAGCAGTTAAAGCCCACATTCGCCTTGACTTCCCCGCCCCCCGAAGCGATGTGTTTGACCACTTGAAAGGGGGCATTGTCGATGGAACAATCTGGATCAGAGAATCCCAAGCACACGCTGCGCACCCTGCGCTTCGGCGTCGAGATCGAACTCGTGATGATCTCCCGCGAGCGCGCGGCCAAGGCGGTCCAAGCGGTGGTCGGCGGCGCGGCCGCGTATCGCGGCTACGTCGATGGCCTCGATACCTGGGTGGTCGATGACGCTCGTGGTCGCACATGGAAAATCGTATCCGACGCCTCGCTCACGAACGCGCCCGCGCACCTGCGCGTCGAGGTCGTCACGCCGATCCTCGAATGGAATGATATCGCGGAACTCCAGGAGGTCGTGAGGGCGCTGAGGCAAACGGGCGGTCGCGTCAACGACCAGTGCGGAGTCCACGTCCACGTCGACGGTGCGCCCTTCGACGCCGCCGCGCTCGCCCGCCTGGTCAAGATTGTCAACAAACAGGAACGGCTGATCATCGACGCGCTCGCAGTCGACGAAGATCGTCTGCGCCGGTACGCGAAGGCGAACAGCCAGGAGTTCGTCCAGAAGGTATCGACGCAGCGCGTCCGGTCGATGCGCACGCTAAATCGACTGTGGTACGGGAAACACAACGGCCATCCGCAGCACTACGATCCGTCGAGATATAGAGGCCTAAATCTTCACCCGCTATGGTACGACCAATCGTTCGAACTCCGCTGGTTCAACGGATCGAACCACGCCGGGGTGATCCGCGCCTACATCGTGTTTTCGCTTGCCCTCGCGGCCAAGGCGCTCAATTCCAGGGCCGCCAGCGCCTCGCGCCGCGAATACGATCCGAACAACACTAAGTTTTGTTTCCGTGTTTTTCTGCTTCATCTCTCGCTCTCCGGCGACGAGTTCAAAAACGTCCGAAAGCACCTCATGGCGCATCTCACCGGCAGTGCCGCATGGCGGCATGGGCGGCCGACGAAGAAGGGAAAGGGTGATGGGGCCGAGCAAGAAGCGAGATAAAGCTGGCAGCCGCTCCACGATCCTTTTCGTCTACGGCACATTGAAGCACGGCCAGCGGAACCACGGCCTGATGCGCGAGGCACGATTCCTGGGCGAGGCCATCACCGCGCCCCACTACACGCTACTCGACCTGGGGCCGTTCCCCGGCCTGATCGCGGGCGGCAACACCGCCGTCCACGGCGAACTTTACGAGGTCGAGCCGAAACTCCTGGTGCGCCTCGACCGGCACGAGGGTGTGCCAAGGTTCTACATCCGCGAGGCCCTCCACCTGGACGGACGTGACAACGTCCAAAGCTATTTTCTGGTCGACTCAGATCGAGTCCGAGACGGTATGCCTCTTATCGGCGGAATATGGATTCCGTCTCGCTCCACCTGGAATCCTGAAATCGGAAAAAACGGAATGACCCTCGCTGTCACATTCGTTTTCTAGTATGATGCGCGGAAACGACCTGTAGGCGCTGAATACTTCCCAGGATTTTCACGCTGGCCATGCGCCACGACAGGGCTAGGCTTGCTCGTTTGCGAGCGGCTTTTCCTTTGTTTGTCGATGGATTTCGTTTTGGGGACAGACGCTGATGGCCCAGAAAACTCTTGACCCGATATCGATTCCTCGCGTGGGCATGATGGCCACGCTGCGGAACCGCCGGGCGCTCGTGGCTTCCGTGGAACCGTTTGATGCCGGTCCTGACGGTCGCCTTCACCTTGTTCGCGTCGAGTACACCGACCTTGACGGCGTACCGGAAGACGCCGTGCTTTGGGAACGCGAACAAGGCGCGACGCTACTGGAGCCGACAACCCTTCCGCAAGTTTCCGGCAGCGCGCCAATGATCCACGCTGAATACGACGCCTTGCTTCGGGCAACCCGCTGGAGCGCGATCACACCGTTCTTGAGTCCTGACGGCTCCGGAGAACTGTCCGAGTTGCCGATATCCTCACCGTTTCACGGCGCGATCCAGGTTGATGACTTCCAATTGGTGCCGCTCCTGCAGGCGCTACAGATGCCACGAGTGTCTCTGCTGCTGGCCGACGACGTCGGCCTCGGCAAGACCATCGAAGCGGGCCTCGTCCTTACGGAACTCCTGATTCGGCGGCGCATCCGACGCGTCTTGATCATCTGCCCGGCGTCGCTGCGAAACCAGTGGCGGCAGGAGATGGAGCAAAAATTCGCGCTGTCCTTCGACATCGTCGACCGGCCAGAAACCCACGCACTCCAGAAGCGCCTTGGTTTGCACGCCAATCCTTGGCGCGTCTTTCCACGCGTCGCCACGTCCTACCATTACCTGCGCCAACCCGACGTGCTGGAACAGTTTCTTTCCACTTGCCGTCCGACCGATCCGGACGCGCCGCTCGCTGCGCAGCTTCCCTGGGATCTGCTCGTCGTCGACGAGGCCCACAACCTGATGCCCTCGAACTTCGGCGACGACAGCGACCTGACGAAGATGTTGCGTAGCATCACCCCATACTTCGAGCACAAACTCTTCCTGACCGCGACGCCGCACAACGGACACACGCGGTCGTTTTCAGGTCTTCTGGAACTGCTCGACCCGGTTCGCTTCACCCAGACAAGCGATTTCAGCGATGACGAAAAGGCCCGTGTCGAGACGGTGGTCGTTCGACGCCTCAAGCGCGAGATCAACGAACTGGACGACCGCCTGAAACGGCCTCGTCGTTTTGCAGAACGCTACTTGGTTCCGGTCCCACTCTACTTCCACCGGGAGGAAAAGCTCCTGGCCGAAGCAGTCGAGTCGTTCCGTAAAAAGGTCAAGACGCTGATCGCCGCCTCAAGCCGGACGGAACAATTGGCCGGATCGTTTGCGGTCGAGGTTCTGAACAAGCGATTGCTGTCCTGCCCCTATACCTTTGGCGAATCCTGGTGTCGATTCAAAAACGGACTCTCCGAAGAGGAAGCTGCCGATTCTGAAGAGGTCGCGGCCGCCAAGCGCGCCAGCGAAGCAGACATCGACGACGACCGGGAGCGTGAAGATCGAACGCGCCATGCGGTGCGAACTGTCGGCGCGTGGTTGAAGCCTCTGGTAACCACGCTGCAGGAACACATCAGTGCCATCGATACAACGCTACAGCATCTCGGTATCGCTTGGCGCGACGACTCGCCCACCGATCCCAAAAAGGACAGCCGCCTGGACCGAGTCATCGAACTGATCAACAAACACCTGCGGCGCGACCGGCAGTGGCTCGATGATGAGCGCCTGGTCATTTTTACGGAATACAAGACGACGCTCGACTACCTCGAACGACGCTTGAAGGCAGCCTTCGAGGACGACGGTGAACGCATCCGTATTCTGTATGGCGGCATGGATCAGGCTGACCGCGATTTGATCCGCGACGCTTTCAATGACCCCAACGACCCGATCCGAATTCTGATCGCTACGGACGCGGCCTCGGAAGGTCTGAACCTGCAAGAGACCGCCCGCCTG
It encodes:
- a CDS encoding GPW/gp25 family protein codes for the protein MGFIDTFSGATLDPAAWESVVQGANSISLVGGRLNLHATSGSMVQPGMAGVLRRTALTGDFSLVVDLDATITLGPALPFGWAVIVLGPLHESPEIIGLFKFGALDLVLAHVRVQNGIGGVGAIQLTPGITRQAARLRITRGGSTWRTEADLLDGSGYRSMSQVDGSTADAQSMLLALCCGNPVEAYFDNYLENAAPVDQPSVVTSYLYPNLGCDLLLDADGDLAVSITGDLALTPRGSVCLLQDIADLLETLPGDLFGHPEYGAGIGRLFGENYKTGFVRHVERAVRDALVNDPSVAPRLLPETVQVDMERYSERELSVAIAANAISDGQIVPLNFVWQYGLDDVSRIFTREAAR
- a CDS encoding baseplate J/gp47 family protein, encoding MMIRTYDQIVADMLAKIAARTKLTNFNVGSVVRTLVEILGSAIADLGDLTLACLKAGFIATAEGYWLDLKAKEFGVTRHPAKATEGTVFFVRSVPRNENIVIPAGTIVSTLKDQEGKAYRYFTQNEAILAAGTSEISVAVVAEQTGAAHNVGPGSIQKTAIHIRGVDTVENRDDWITSEGTDAENDASLRARCFLAWEELTQGSTERAYISWALSDPRVTSAFVNSQHPRGQGTVNVYILGAGGMPSPGLITAVQAVIDANRPLCVDALVLAPDEIEVDLDLAIIPRRYVSTATIEAEVRRRLAAYFNPQGDPAYSWIEPLGVGKQIVFNQLVEIVMSVDGVYDVRFVSPVADIDVDTDELPTIRTLAIRFEGAVA
- a CDS encoding peptidoglycan recognition protein family protein; its protein translation is MAEANIIRLVEKLPWNPSRPRWPQKRNLEKIDRVILHQSLGHADVSGNRDVFGINNYHISPGNHISAAGCPHICYHACIDDDGSIYLCNDLTDVVWHAAAQNSRSIGVMLVGDFAGPGHEGGEPTAAQEQSFFALAEHLMATLGLVPTAFFGHCDFGKPACPGTTVYGWVQRLRNC
- a CDS encoding amidoligase family protein, which codes for MRTLRFGVEIELVMISRERAAKAVQAVVGGAAAYRGYVDGLDTWVVDDARGRTWKIVSDASLTNAPAHLRVEVVTPILEWNDIAELQEVVRALRQTGGRVNDQCGVHVHVDGAPFDAAALARLVKIVNKQERLIIDALAVDEDRLRRYAKANSQEFVQKVSTQRVRSMRTLNRLWYGKHNGHPQHYDPSRYRGLNLHPLWYDQSFELRWFNGSNHAGVIRAYIVFSLALAAKALNSRAASASRREYDPNNTKFCFRVFLLHLSLSGDEFKNVRKHLMAHLTGSAAWRHGRPTKKGKGDGAEQEAR
- a CDS encoding gamma-glutamylcyclotransferase; this encodes MGPSKKRDKAGSRSTILFVYGTLKHGQRNHGLMREARFLGEAITAPHYTLLDLGPFPGLIAGGNTAVHGELYEVEPKLLVRLDRHEGVPRFYIREALHLDGRDNVQSYFLVDSDRVRDGMPLIGGIWIPSRSTWNPEIGKNGMTLAVTFVF
- the drmD gene encoding DISARM system SNF2-like helicase DrmD; translation: MMATLRNRRALVASVEPFDAGPDGRLHLVRVEYTDLDGVPEDAVLWEREQGATLLEPTTLPQVSGSAPMIHAEYDALLRATRWSAITPFLSPDGSGELSELPISSPFHGAIQVDDFQLVPLLQALQMPRVSLLLADDVGLGKTIEAGLVLTELLIRRRIRRVLIICPASLRNQWRQEMEQKFALSFDIVDRPETHALQKRLGLHANPWRVFPRVATSYHYLRQPDVLEQFLSTCRPTDPDAPLAAQLPWDLLVVDEAHNLMPSNFGDDSDLTKMLRSITPYFEHKLFLTATPHNGHTRSFSGLLELLDPVRFTQTSDFSDDEKARVETVVVRRLKREINELDDRLKRPRRFAERYLVPVPLYFHREEKLLAEAVESFRKKVKTLIAASSRTEQLAGSFAVEVLNKRLLSCPYTFGESWCRFKNGLSEEEAADSEEVAAAKRASEADIDDDREREDRTRHAVRTVGAWLKPLVTTLQEHISAIDTTLQHLGIAWRDDSPTDPKKDSRLDRVIELINKHLRRDRQWLDDERLVIFTEYKTTLDYLERRLKAAFEDDGERIRILYGGMDQADRDLIRDAFNDPNDPIRILIATDAASEGLNLQETARLMLHFDIPWNPSRLEQRNGRLDRHGQARDVSVHHFASEDDADLKFLGHVVKKVETIREDLGSMGEVFDAAFARRFVDLEDSDRVISGLDRDVETNRNRAEVPRKKNMSTGEQEKSRLEQMCREIDLTPETLRSTLEIALGLGIGMRCLEGPDERGRFKLGHRPPKWESLINDSVRLKGKSGVPGPMPGLIFDPLLFVQRNNGRPVFRPAKDTVLLHLGHPMFRHALVTYARARFPGAGGDFAASRWCVRHGDVPAGTDALVLLTVEELGVNELREPFHHWVRTIQIPVKGGELKNPLPHVVPAACSSGAAPAGDRAVKRAKDLWEEIDPDLATMLKSETERLTTLVRAHMEKRFKVAAVEEKKTFDHRQKEIERLMSENNIKKLEKERDKLLAVMKQQELFAPQVRDQEERLRDLEEELKRRRSHYQDLLDRLKIERKRVLEQILPQRYSLRGKVQVFPVAVEILLPREVRP